In Phreatobacter cathodiphilus, the genomic window CGCGAGGCGGCCCCCGCCCCGACCTATGTCGAGCCCGATCCGCCGCTGCCGCAGACACGTCCCTCGCTGCGCGACGCCGCCCGCCAGGCCGCCGGCGAACCCGCTCCGGCGCGGCCGATGAACCTCGACATGCCCACCCGGCCCGAGCCGGCCCCGGCCCGCCCCGAGCCCGTCCGTCCCGAGCCGCCGCGCGTCGAGCCGGCCCGCCCGGCGCCCCCGCCGGTGGTCCAGCGCCCCGAACCCGTCCGTCCCGCGCCGGTGGCGGCGCCGGCCCGCCCCGAGCCTGCCCGACCGGAACCTGCCCGCAGCGAACCGGCGCGCCCCGAGCCTGCCCGCCCGGAACCGCCGCGCATCACCCCGGTCGTCACCCAGCCGGTCCGCCCCGGCACGCCGGTGCCGCCGCCCCGCCCCGCGCCGCCGCCTGCGGCCGCCGCAGCCGGCACCGACGACGTCGCGGCAAGGCTCGAGGCCGCGCTGCGCAAGCCGATCGGCGCCAATCCGGTCCAGGCCGGGCCGAAGCCCGCCGCCCCGGCGGCGCCGGCCGCTCCCGCCCGCCCCCAGCCCGGCTCTCCAGCGGCTTCTCCCAAGGCGCTGTCGGCCGACGAGAAGTCGGTCTTCGACAGCCTGGAGGAGGAGATGGCCGCCCTCCTCGGCCGCGGCCCGACCCCGCCGAAGAGCTGAGCGCGGGCCTTCGGGCTCCGACGCCCCGGGAACCGCAACGCTGCTGGCGCCATGTCAGGCCGGTCGGGCGAGCCTCCGGTCGGCGCCAGGCTCGCGGCGTCCTGCCCCTCCCGCCATCCACAGGCCCGGCGCCCCGAGCCTGCTAGACTCGCGCCAACGATTCGCACGGTGCGGGACGGCGATGGCGCTGACGACCCCTGACGGCAGGACAAGGACCCGCCCGGCCATTCGCCGCGCGGCGGTTCTCGGCATCCTCGCCGCCGCCGCCCTCGCCGCCGGCCCCGCCGTCGCCCAGGACATCTCGATCAATCTCGGCCAGGGCGCCGGGGTCAACGAGCGGGTGATCCAGCTCATCGGCCTCATCACCATCCTGTCGGTGGCGCCCTCCATTCTCATCATGGTGACGAGCTTCGTCCGCATCGCGGTCGTGCTCTCGCTGCTGCGCACTGCCATCGGCACCCAGACCGCCCCGCCCAATGCCGTCATCGTCGGCCTGTCGCTCTTCCTGACAGGCTTCGTCATGGCGCCGACGCTGCAGCAGAGCTACGACCTCGGTGTCCGCCCGCTGATCGAGAACCAGATCGAGATGCCGCAGGCCTTCGAGCGCGCCTCCGGGCCGTTCCGCGACTTCATGCTAAAGC contains:
- a CDS encoding flagellar biosynthetic protein FliO, with amino-acid sequence MNFLTNLLGPNAPLAATFIVAFAAVLVLIGLTAWIFRLIRGRGLGIGSGGRGRQPRLAVLDYADVDQRRKLVLIRRDNVEHLLLLGGPTDVVVETSIVRGMPVQASSLREAAPAPTYVEPDPPLPQTRPSLRDAARQAAGEPAPARPMNLDMPTRPEPAPARPEPVRPEPPRVEPARPAPPPVVQRPEPVRPAPVAAPARPEPARPEPARSEPARPEPARPEPPRITPVVTQPVRPGTPVPPPRPAPPPAAAAAGTDDVAARLEAALRKPIGANPVQAGPKPAAPAAPAAPARPQPGSPAASPKALSADEKSVFDSLEEEMAALLGRGPTPPKS
- the fliP gene encoding flagellar type III secretion system pore protein FliP (The bacterial flagellar biogenesis protein FliP forms a type III secretion system (T3SS)-type pore required for flagellar assembly.) encodes the protein MALTTPDGRTRTRPAIRRAAVLGILAAAALAAGPAVAQDISINLGQGAGVNERVIQLIGLITILSVAPSILIMVTSFVRIAVVLSLLRTAIGTQTAPPNAVIVGLSLFLTGFVMAPTLQQSYDLGVRPLIENQIEMPQAFERASGPFRDFMLKHVREKDLALFQELSREPVPATPQEVSFRVLIPAFMISELRRAFEIAFLLFVPFLVIDLVVASVLMSMGMMMLPPVTVSMPFKLIFFVLVDGWNLVAGSLVRSFGT